The genomic window CTACCGGTAGAACAGCAAAATTTATTGTACCGTAATTTTTTATAATAATTTAGAAAAAGGCTCGTAATTGAACGGTACCGGTATGAATAGTACGTGAATTTTCACTATTACGACCCAGATATGATATATTTAAATCCAAATATTTGGTTAGTTTTTGTTGGATTAATAAAGACCAGGTAAAATTAACTCCGGGTTGCAGACCGTCCAGCAATTGATAACCTACCGGTGAAAAAGCATTACCTTCAAAGTTATTATCTATATAATTAAATTCTCCGGTTATTGAAGATTTTTGCTTCTTAGCAAAAGTGAATGAGGCTCCTAATGTTTGTTGTTTTAATTGTTCCTGTCCGTCCGTATTATCCTGATCATCTAGCTGATAAAATAAACTAAAACGATTCTGATCAGATAGGAGGTATGATATTTTGGGTGCTAGCACTATACCGGATAAAGTATAATTTCTATTGTCAAAATTTTCTGCTGCGCTTATGGTTTCAATTTGTTGAACCCTATTTTCCAGCACCCAAGACTCCTGGATTTTATGTTGAAATACGAGTTCGTGGCTTTTAGTACTATTCTCCTGGGAGCCGGTAATTAATTCGTTTTTATTTTCGGAAGCCAGATACGTATAATTCGTGGTAAAATGTTGTTTTCCACGGTTAAAGAAGAGTGTATTTCTAAAACTGGAGAGTAGGGATAACTCATCATCATTTGAAAATAGGTTGATTTTAAAGCTATTAGTGTTCCTTAAGTTTCTTCTGTCAATCAGATAGGTGGTTTGATTGTAAAAATGCGATAGAAACTTCCTGAATTTATTTTTACTACCGGACCAGGAAATAGGGGAGAGCGTTACAATCTGACTGAACTTATTTTGATTGGTTTTAATAAAAATCTGGTTGGGTAACAGTACACGTAAATAAGTTGCCTGATCGGTAAATTGCGCTATTTCAAATTCATTCAACTCCTGGAGATTATTATTGTTGTAATCAATCCAGGTAAAGGTTCCCTGGCCCGGTTCTACCTCTACATAGGTAAACTCTTGCTGGGGTAAAGTACCGCTACTGGTCTCAAACAGGGTATTCAGGTTGACTTTGTTTTGAAATAGCTGTTGGTTGTATAATACTCTTGAAGTAAGTGTTTTTTCATCTGACGTATTTTCATCTTTGCTGTTGAGTTCGCGGTAGTTGGCATACAGTGATAATTGCGTGTTTTTTGAAGCAATGGGCCTGGATTGCAGGTAATAGTTTGAAGAAGTATTCACCCTTTGCAAAGAATTATTTCGTAAACTGTCATTCACCCGATGTCTGTATCCTACTTTAGCATATACTTTTAAACTATCTCCGATACCCATAAAATATTCCTGAGATACAAATTTTTGTGAAAGTGGAGTAAAAATATCGGTTTGTTTTTCTATTTCCTGGTTGTCTTCGGCTGCTATTCGGGTACCTATCCATTTATTTTTAAAATTATAAGTAAGTCCGCTATACCATCTAAAAAAGGTAGAATTTAAAACGCTACTATTGCTATTAAGAACACTAGTGTTTAGTTCAAAAGTAAAATTCTTCCATTGTAAATCAGAAGTAACCAAATGTCGATTACCGCTGTAACTATCTTTAAAGTCCAGGTATTGAAATGCATATTGCGTAGCACCAATTTTCGGATGAAATAAGTTGAAGCCGGAAGTTATAAACTGCTGATCCCCTGTAGTAAGCTCGGGTAAGTTCCAATCCCGATTAAATTCAACGGCGTAGATACGTTCAATACTTTGAAACCGGTTATCTATGTAATCCAGGTTTGTATTAGTATCGAGTGTCCAGCTACTATCTTTTTGAATCAATCGGTGTTGTAGTTGTAATTTGCCTGCAAATCCATTGTTATCCCCGTCATCAGTATCCGAAAATAAGTTTCGGTCATTCCTGCTGCCGGCAGTTTCAAAGGCAATACTGGTGTTTTCTGTGGGTTGATAACTGCCTTTTACCACTGCGGTTTGTAAACGTTCGGGAGCGACCAAGCGCACCACCGGAGCATAAGATCCCTGAGGAACCCCGTTTATCGGTGACACATATCTATAAATCCTACGGATAGCGGTAAGATTTTCAAGGATATAATTCCCCTGATTTTCTCCTACCAGGGTAAAACGAACATTAAACAAATCTTCTTGTGGAGTTTCTGCAAATACAAAGATTTCGGTATTATCCCTAATTTCTTTCCGGTATAAAATTTTATTTTCACTAAACGTATCTGCAACGGATGAAGGAGCAATCATTTGAGACATATCATCTCCTGCTTCAGCCAGAATGCCAATCTGTTCATCCGATAGGTTTTGTTGTAAAGGCTGGTTCTTCGCATCATTTTCGGAATATACAAAAGCTTCCAGATTTAATTTTTCAGTGGTATGGCTTCCTCCGCCGTAAGCAATAATACGAGAATAGTTTCTATCAGTAGTTTGATATTCTATAGAGATTCGCATTTCGGAAGTTATAGGATATGTCGGGTTAAAGCGAACCTCTCCTGCGTTATAATCTATGATGTATTGTTTATTTTCTCCGCGTTCTAATAAAATTCCATTTACATATACGCGTTCACTACCGGAGACGATTAAAACGAAAAGTTCACCGTTGGGACCGGTTAATTTGTAAGGACCCTGATTGCCTTCCTGAGCAATAAACTGGCTACGGGTAAATACTCCGCGGACTAAGGCTCCAGCGGCAAAAACACCAGTTTTACTATTTTCATGATCAATGGTACCGGCAATAGAAACTCCCTGAACATTTTTTGTAAATCGGTTAAAATAACTATCCGAATTTTGAAGAATAACGTCACCTGCCCTTAGGTTCCACTTATCATTGAATATTTCAATAAAAACCTGATCGAATTCATCCAGGTTTTGAGAATACCCCCCCTGCTGTACCGGTACGTTAGCATCCTGTATAGAAGCGCGAATAGAGACATTTTCACTAATTTTACCGGTAATCTGAAGGTCTAATTCAGAATTTAAGACGGTATTCTGCCCATTGCCTACCGTAAGTCCCCTCGATAAACTCCCGGAAGTATTAAGCCCGTCAAATGGGGTGAAATTCTTGGATAAGGAAGGTTGTGAAAGTTGATAGCGTTGTTTTTTACCATTTTTACTATTTACGATAATTTTAGGATCTAGTAATTGGTATTTCTTAGTTAAAAAATCAGGATATCGCACATACTCGATAAGCAAACTATCTTCACTTTTTAACAAAGTATTGTCAGGGTATAATTGCGCTTCTTCAAAGTTTACCTGATACTCAGAAGCATCCACTTTATTCTTATTTATAGTACGTACGGTAAACCTAAAAGGGTTAATACTTACCGAATCAATAACTATGGTATCCTGTATTCGGACTTTTTTATGTTGTATAGTACCCGGCAGGCTCTGCGAAAATAGCAGGCTTGTATTGCAAACAAAAAGTATAAAAACATACTGCAATCGGTACATTGTTACAAAACTAGGACTTTTATTTTCTTTTTCTTTATAAATAAGCTTTTACCTTTTAGGTAAGGTCAGTCTTATATAACGTCATAAGCCCTTTAGAATTATATCTAATAAGAGTAATGACTATAATCTGATACGGACTTAATTAAAACGTGCTGTAGAGGATATTAATAATAGTTCTATATCTTAGCTTTTTAAAGATACTGAAATGAAAATTATTTCATACAATGTTAACGGGATTAGAGCAGCTTTACGTAAAGATTTCTTAACCTGGTTACGACAGGCGAATCCGGATATCCTTTGTTTACAAGAAATTAAAGCTACCCAGGATCAATTGGATCTTAGCCTTTTTAAAGAAGCAGGATATCCATATACTTACTGGTATAGTGCACAAAAAAAAGGATATAGCGGGGTAGCCATTTTATGTAAGGAAGAACCTAAAAATGTCGTTTATGGTACCGGAATCGAATATATGGATACTGAAGGCCGTAATATAAGGGTAGATTTTGAAGATATCTCTGTAATGAGCATGTACTTACCTAGTGGGACCAATATGGATCGATTGGATTTCAAACTTACTTACATGGCAGATTTTCAAGATTATATAGATAATTTAAAAAAAGAAATCCCAAACCTAATTGTTTGTGGGGATTATAATATTTGCCATGAAGCTATAGACATCCATGACCCGGTTCGCTTAAAAAATGTTTCTGGGTTTTTACCAGTAGAACGAGAATGGATTGGTAATTTTATTAATAGTGGATTTATCGATTCTTTTCGGCATTTTAGTCAGGAACCACATCAGTATTCATGGTGGAGTTACCGGGCTAACGCCCGAAATAATAATAAAGGTTGGCGGTTAGATTATGCTATGGTAGCTCATTCATTAGAAGACAGGTTGCAAAGAGCTTTGATCTTATCAGAAGCCAAGCATAGTGATCACTGCCCAATCCTGGTGGAATTAGAATAAAAAAAGATTGCTGTAAAACAACAATCTTTTAAATATAAATTAAAATAGTTTCTTTTAGTTAAAAAGACTATTTAAGATGTCTTCCACATCGCCGTCTTGATTTTCTCGTAGTTGATCTTTAACCTGTAATAGTTTAACCTGAAAACTTTCTAATACTCGCTTTGCATTCATTTTTTGAAGATGAATTTGCTTTCCTTCCGAAGTTAATAGGTAATACTGATAAAATTTAAGTTCTGCTGGCTTTGTCTTGTCCAGACGTTCTTCTAAGGAAACAGTACCTTTATCAGTGGCAATAGAGATAATGCTACTTTGTGCCGTAACCTTATCGGTCTCTCTGTTTAATTCTGTTGCTAAACCATAAATATCTTTATAGATTTCAGGTAGTTTTTTCCAGTCTTCTTGTGCCTGGATAGTAAATCCAAAACCAATCATGAATAGGAGTAGAAAAGTTTTTTTCATAATATTTGGGTGTTATCAGTTTAATTGTATCAAAACTACGTATTTGATTTCACGTATTCCTTAACGGAATAAAAATACATTTAGTATTATCCCATTTGAAAATTCAAAGTTCAAAATAATACTTTTTCTTATCATTTTCCAAAAAGTATGCCAAATAAAACGATTAGAATATCGACTAAAGAAAAGTTTTAACGATTAAAAAGCAGGTTTAAGACTTATTAATAAGAAATGTTAGTAAATAGTAAAGGAGTTTATAAATTTTAAAAAAGTATAAAGTGATCATAAGAATTGATAAAATCACTGAAATTAAAGTTGTTAGAAAATTGACTAAATTATCTAATTTTCTTTTTTGTAACGTTAAAGATAATTATGCTATTGAGATAGTTTTTCAGCTTCTTTTAATAAATGACTGTAAGAATTACGATTGATAACAACCTGTCCGTTTTCAATTTCAATAAGCGGGTTTTTATTTTCTAAAGCTTGCTTTATTATAGTATCTAAAAACTTGGTCCTGGCAGTAATCCGTGTGATAGCGATATTTTTATCTTCTTCTGATAAATTTTTATAGTATTTATTCAACATAAACTAAGCAATTAATTATTCAATAAAAATAATATATATTATTCATATTCTATATATAAAAGTAGATGTTTGTAAAAAAAAATAAGCTTCCTTAGTTTTAGGAAGCTTATAACTGTTTGGTTAATTAGTTTGTATTGTAAATATGATATATACGAGTTTGTGTACTATATAAAATTTTTACAAACAATTAATAATAATAACCGTTCCAAAAAGGGTTTATAAAACTAATCATTTGATAATGAGATAAATATATATTTTTAAATTTTTAAAAAGTATTATTATCTGTAGAAATATGATACATACTGTAGAAATTGAGCACTAATTAGTAAGCCTATAAAGTATAAAGTAAAATAACGGATTTCAATAATAATTTAAAATTGCTGTACCCTTTTATAAGACTACATTACTGTAAAAGACTTCATATAAAATCTGGCTTGGTAATAGTATATATATGTAACAATAGATATTTAGCACTAGGGGCTGTCCAAAATAATAGTTACTATTTATAATAAATATAGATATTAATTATTAAATTCTTTTATATGTGCTTTTGAAGTAATAATAATCCGGTATTTTTAACGTATTTTCTTATTAATCATTAAACTGTGCGTATAAAATTGTATACATATGTAAATCAATAATATTTATATGTTTTTGGTGAATAATCTGATATGTTAGAATGTACTTTTAGAATAGAGGTGTAAGCTTACAATTATGATAATGTTTACAGTTTAATTTATTCTAGTTTATAATTTAGCATTCTTTATTAGCTATATGAAATACACAGTTTTACCTGGAACTACAATTAAAGTAAGTAAGATATGTTTAGGTACCATGACCTGGGGTCGGCAAAACACGGAAGAAGATGGTCATGAGCAATTGAAATACGCATTCGACCAAGGTGTTAATTTTGTAGATACGGCAGAATTATATGCGGTACCTTCTACTAAGGAAACACAAGGTAAAACCGAAGAAATTATTGGTACCTGGTTTCAAAAGAATAAAAATAGGGATCAATGTGTGTTAGCTAGTAAAATTGCAGGCCCGGCAGAATTTACCAAGCATATCAGAACCGGGGGATATAAAAAAGAGGAATTATCAGATGCGATTGAAAAAAGCTTAAAAAGGTTGCAAACAGACTATATAGACCTTTATCAATTACATTGGCCGGAAAGGCAAACCAATTATTTCGGAAAAAAAGGGTATCAACACAATGAAAGCGAAGAGTGGAAAGATAATTTTAACCAAATTTTATTGGATCTACAGTCCTTTATAGACGATGGGAAAATACGCCATATCGGAGTTTCTAATGAATCTGCTTACG from Aquimarina sp. ERC-38 includes these protein-coding regions:
- a CDS encoding aldo/keto reductase; translation: MKYTVLPGTTIKVSKICLGTMTWGRQNTEEDGHEQLKYAFDQGVNFVDTAELYAVPSTKETQGKTEEIIGTWFQKNKNRDQCVLASKIAGPAEFTKHIRTGGYKKEELSDAIEKSLKRLQTDYIDLYQLHWPERQTNYFGKKGYQHNESEEWKDNFNQILLDLQSFIDDGKIRHIGVSNESAYGLMRYVEESRNGMSRIVSVQNPYSLLNRKDEIGITEVLHRENVGYLAYSPLGFGMLSGKYLEGTPKGSRYELFPNYNRYMNENSFKATHKYLEIAKDAGLSLTDLSLAFVNQQAFVTSTIIGATKMEQLTENINSINVTLSDDTLKAIDKVHEKIPNPAP
- a CDS encoding exodeoxyribonuclease III translates to MKIISYNVNGIRAALRKDFLTWLRQANPDILCLQEIKATQDQLDLSLFKEAGYPYTYWYSAQKKGYSGVAILCKEEPKNVVYGTGIEYMDTEGRNIRVDFEDISVMSMYLPSGTNMDRLDFKLTYMADFQDYIDNLKKEIPNLIVCGDYNICHEAIDIHDPVRLKNVSGFLPVEREWIGNFINSGFIDSFRHFSQEPHQYSWWSYRANARNNNKGWRLDYAMVAHSLEDRLQRALILSEAKHSDHCPILVELE